GATCGATATTTAATTATCAAGGGGATTAACAATGGCTAAGCGGTGCAACCCTTATTACTTTAGTCGCTTTACCGTTACAGATAGAGGGGAAGATGACCAAGATCCTGTATATGATCGCCTGCCTCAGGACCGGGGGGTCGGAGGCATACCTGCTCAATCTTGTCAAGAGCATAAACAAGGAGCACTACCAAGTCACCGTTTGGTGCGAAGGGGAATGGGGTCCAGCAGGGGACGAGCTGAGGAAGGCCGGAGCCACCGTGATCCAGCGCCGGCTACGTCCGCGGCCGGGCGAAGTCCTGGGGGCGATACGTTTCCTCCGCAGAGAACGGTTCGACCTGGTCCATTCGTTGAAGTACGGACCCACCTACATTGACCCGCTGGTCGTCAAGCTTTGCCGGATCAAGGTTTTCATCGGGTCACGCAGGAACCTTCCCCATTGGGTGAATTCGACGCAGTACCTGACCGCAGACAAGATCCGGAACAGGCTGACGGACTATATCATAGCCAACTCCGAGGCGGTCAAGGACCTCACCGTAAGTGTGGAAAGATTCCCGGCGAACAAGATAACGGTCATCTACAACGGCGTCGATCTGAAGCAAATCGATTCGGTGACGATCGAATCGGGTCAAGACTACCGGAAGCTCATCGGCATTCCAACAGAGGCCGTCGTGATCGGCAACGTGGCCGATTTCCGCGATACCAAAGGGCAATCCTATCTTATTCAGGCCTTCGCAGACCTCGTTCGAAGGACGGACAAGAACGTCTACCTGGTCATCCAGGGTGAGGGGCCGGAAGAACCCAACCTCCGCGCATTGGTGAAGGAATTGGGCCTAGAGGAACATGTGAGGATAAACACGACAAAGCAGAAGCGGCTAGAGGTCATCCGGTCATTCCAGGTCTTTGTCATGCCCTCGCTCTCAGAGAGGTTCCCCAACGCTCTCGTCGAGACGATGGCTTTATCCCTGCCCTGCGTCGGCACCGATGTCGGCGGCATCCCGGAAGTGATCGTCAATAACGTCACCGGCATCATTGTCCCGGCGAAATCCGTCGAGCCGCTTGCGGATGCTATCCTGCGGATAATCGAAGATCCGGCCCTGGCCAAGGATTTCGGGGTCAAAGGGAGGGAGCAGGTCGAGAAGAAGTTCACCGCCGAGCAGATGGGGCCGGCTCACGAATCGGTCTATGAGGAACTCTTGAAGAAGTGATCGCTCACCGTGTCGGGACTGTCCCGGGTCCTTCCGTTCAAAAAGGATAGCTGGTCGAGGGGTATGCATGCTGCCTGCCATTCTGGATCAAGGATCCGGTCCTGAGGAAAACAAAAATGGATTTTTTCATAGTTAATGTTTTAATGCCATAGCTGATTCAGATATATCGGTCGCGGTTATAAAACGGTGCCAACCCATGATCAGGACGATCTACATCGACGACGAGCCTTTGCTGCTTGAGCTCGCCAAGGACTTTATCGAGGACGGCGTCGAATTCACCATGGACACGACCACGTCCGTGGACGAGGCGATCCGAAAGGTCATGGAAGGGGACTATGATGCCGTTATATGTGATTACCAGATGCCGGCGATGAACGGTGTCGAGTTCCTCAAGGCGCTCCGCTCGAAAGGGGACGTGACCCCGTTCGTGCTCTTCACCGGCCGCGGCCGTGAGGAGGTCGTCATCGATGCGCTCAACAACGGCGTGGATTTCTACCTGAAGAAGGGAGGGGAGCCCTCATCCCAGTTCGCGGAACTGAAGAACCTTTTGATCCAAATGTCCAGGCGCCGGCAGGCCGAGGACGCCATGACCCACAATGCAAGGCGTTTCCGGGCGATGATCGAGAACTCCATGGATATCATCGGGGTCATGGACCGGAACAGCACGCTTAGGTACGTTTCGCCATCCATCTCCAAGATATTGGGCTACTCGGTGGACGAGGTCATCGGGACCAACCTCCAGACCTATTCGCATCCGGACCTGGTGGAGAACCTGGCCAAGATCATCCAGACCATAAAGATGGGACGGACAGAGCGTTACGAGATATCGCTCCGCCATAAGAATGGGACCTATCGGCTGATCGAGGCTTCCATCGCCGTCATGCCCACCGAACTGGGTCCGAACCAGATAGTGGTGAACGGCCGTGACATCACCGAACGCCGGAAGAAGGAGGACGAGCTCCGGCATTCGGAGGAGATGGTGCGCTACATCGTCGGCCATGCCCCCAATTCCATGGCCATCCAGGATATGGATCTGCGCTATCTGATGGTCTCCGACCAGTATCTGTCCGACTTCGATCTGTACAACCGGGAGGTCATCGGGAGAAGGCCGGTGGAGGTCTTCAGCCGCCTCCCCGACGAATGGAAGGAGATATGCGACAAGTCACTATCCGGCAAGATCATGAAGGGTGAGCTGGATTTCCCCCTGGAGAACCGGATGGAGCACATCTTCTATGATGTGCGTCCCTGGCACGACGTGACCGGTGAAGTGGGCGGCCTGGTCACCTACATAGGACCGAAAATGGGCAGCCAGGCCATCAAGGAAGAGTTCGCCCGCTCCGAACAGAGATACCGATTGCTGGCCGACAACGCGAAGGACGTCCTATGGACCATGGACGCTGAAGGCCGGTTCACCTACGTCTCGCCGTCGGTGCAGCAGCTCCGCGGATACACCGCGGAAGAGGTCATGGCCCAAGGTCTTGACCAAGCGCTCACCCCCGAATCATCGAGACTCGTGAAGCAGTTCCTCAATGAGGGACTGGAAGCGCTCAAGCGCACCGGTCGTTTCCCTGAGGGCACCAGGGAGGTGGAGCAGCCGAGGAAGGACGGCACCACGGTGTGGACGGAAGTGAGGGTGGGAGGGCTGTATGATCCGGAGGGAAGGTTCGTTTCCATACTCGGCGTCAGCCGCGATATCACCGACCGCCGCAATGCCGAGCTGGGTTGGCGTGAATCCGAGGAACGTTTCCGGGCGATGTTCGACAACTCACAGCTAGGGACCTTCATCATCGATCTGGACGGCAGGTTCCAGGAATCCAACCAGCTCTTCAGCGACATGCTGAGCCATGAGATGGCAGAATTGATGAAATTGAGCATGGCCGATGTGACCCAGCCGCCCATGGAAGTCAAACGCACGGCATCGGTGCGACGATTGCTGGAACAGAACTTGGACAGCACGGACATCGAGACGGATTTCAGGCGCAGGGACGGAAGGGTGTGGAGCGCCACGATATCCCTTTCAGTGTTGAAGGACCGGAACGGGGTCAAGAGCCACCTCATAGGGATGGTGCACAATGTCATCCCCCAGAAGGAGTCCGAGGAGGGTCTGGCGGAGTCGGAGCGGCGTTTCCGCACGCTGTTCCAGAACACCCAGCTGGCGATCACCATCGCCGACCTGAACGGTTCGATCATCGAGACCAACGATCAGTTCGCTAAGATGATGGGTTACTTCCCGGAGGAGCTCAAGGGTCTTAACGTCTACGACCTGCAAACGCCCCGCATCCGGGCCGAGGAGTCGGAGCTGGTCAGCTCGCTCCTCAACCATCAGGTGGACAAGGCCAACGTGGACCGGCACTGGGTCCGCAAGGACGGAAGCATGTGGTGGGGGCACGTGGTGGGATCGCTCCTCTATGATGACCAGGGTATCCCGAAGCACATATTGGCGGTCATCGTGGACATCACCGAACGCAAGAACTCGGAGATGAAGATGGCCATCGCCAACCGCAAGCTTACCCTGCTGGGGGACCTGACCCGTCACGATGTCAAGAACAGGATATCGGCGATGGCCGGGTTCATGCAGCTGGCGAACCTCAAGGAGACCGACCCACAGATCAAGACCTATCTATCCAAGGCATCCCAGCTGGCGATAGACATCTCCGCCCAGATGGACTTCAGCAAGGAATACCAGGGGTTGGGCGCTCAGGAGGCGACCTGGATATCGCTGACGAAGGAATGCTTCTCGGCCCGTTCCGACATGGACCTGGGCAACATCACGCTGGAGTGCGGGCTGCACGGAGTGGAGATATTCGCGGACCCGATGGTCCCCAAGGGTTTCCGCAACATCATAGAGAACTCGTGCGAGCACGGTCAGCATGTCACCAAGATCACCGTCGGCTACCGGGAGGTCGAGTGGGGACTGGAGATCATCTTCGAGGATAACGGGGTAGGGATAGCCGATTCCGACAAACAGATGATCTTCGAATGGGGGTACAAGAACCGGATGGGCCATGGCCTGCATTTCGTGGCAGAGCTGCTGGCAATAACCGGCATGTCCATCAAGGAGACGGGGGAGTTCGGGAAAGGGGCCCGGTTCGAGGTCTTCGTGCCATGCGGTGCCTATCGTATCACTGGGGACCGCTAACTGTAATAGGCCGTCCTTCGCTCGACAAACGTGATGGATTTCGCTATCCCAGCGGAGAAGCGGCACAAGGTTGTTGCCGTGGGTCGTGAGCATTAATATCCCGATTACCTATTGCCTTTCGTATGGCATGGTCATATTGAACGACGAACCGTTTTGGCGCAATGATCCGCTGATATTCCTCTACCTTTCATTGGTGGTTTTCGTTGCTCTCATCGTCATCGACCTGGAAAGGGCACCGGAGATGATGATAGGATATTTCTACATCATCCCGGTGGTGATCAGTTATTTCACCGGTAAGGCCAGGCTGGTCTATCTGGTGGCTGCCCTATCAACCATCGCCAGCGTGTTCGGTCTATTCTTCGCCGCGGCCGGGTTCGCCTCCAACATAGCGATCAACCGACCGTTCTCCATCGTGGTGGTCTGGATAGTGGCGATGCTGGGGAACTATCAGATAAGGTCCAATGCCCATCTGGCCGAAGAGAGGAACCGTCTCCGGGCCATATTGGACACGCTTCCGGTAGGTGTGGCGATCACCGACAAGAAGACCCAGTCGGACGAGGCGAACGGCCAAATGGACCGGATATGGGGGGGGCAGTTCACCATGGACCGTGATACCAAGGAGCCCACCTCATACAAGGGATATCACATTGATAGCGGTCTTCAGCTCCGCCCGGACGAATGGCCAATGGCCCGCTCGGTGGAAAGAGGGGAAACGGTGGCGGGAGAGGTGATAGACATTGAACGTCCTGATGCGAGGAGAAGCACGCTGCTGATATCCTCTGCCCCGATCAAGGATGACGACGGGGTCATCACCGGCGCGGTATCGGTGGCCATGGACCTTACCGAGCACAGGGCCATAGAGATGGAACTGGCGAAGAAGAACGAGGACCTGTTCCGTTCGAACCGGGAACTGCAGCAGTTTGCCTATGTGGCATCGCACGATCTGAAAGAGCCATTGCGGATGGTAACCACCTATGTGCAGTTGCTTGACCGCCGGTACGGCGACAAGCTCGATGACCAGGCAAGGGAATACATCGGCTTCGCGGTGGAGGGGTCCAAAAGGATGTACTCCCTCGTGGACGACCTCCTGACCTACTCGAGGGTGGAGACATCGGTGGTGCCGTTCGGCCCGGTCCCCATGGACCAGGTGTTGATCACCACGCTCAAGGACCTCAAGGATACCATCGAGGCCACTGGCGCTGAGATCTCCGTGGATGACCTGCCGGAGGTGCATGCCGATTTCCAGCAAATGGTCCAGCTGATGGAGAATCTGATCGGCAACGCGCTCAAGTTCCGCCGTGGCATCACTCCGGAGGTGAAGGTGTCGGCCTCGATGAATGGCAGGGAATGGGTCTTCTCGGTCAAGGACAACGGCATCGGCATGGACATGGGGTATTCGGACAAGGTCTTCCAGATGTTCCAGAGGCTGCATCCCAGGGAAACGTTCCCTGGAACCGGCATCGGTCTGGCCATCTGCAAGAAGGTGGTCGAGCGTCATGGTGGCAAGATCTGGTTCGAGTCGGAGCAGGGCGTCGGCACGACGTTCTACTTCTCCCTGCCAGCAAATGCGAACTGAGGAGCTTTGAATAGTTCCTCGTTTTCCGTGCTTGTGATGAGTTTTATCTGAGAACTTGACATTATGCCTGAAGATCGTATGATTATCGCTTCAGCCGATGATCCTCTCGGAAATGGACGGACGGCGGGCGCGATCCAAGAAGCGTGGCGAGGTCTCAACCATCCCGTATTTGCCGTAAAATGGGTCATATTCCATTCAGATTGGCTTCGGGGGCCAAATGCATAAAACAATGTTGCGATTGTTAACTGCATCCGGACGTTCATTAAGCATTGCAGAAAGTATCTGGAGCATGAGGTGACGTTCTTACCAATATTCCTGACCGTAGATGATAGCCAGGTGGTGTTTTGTCACCAATAGCATGGTCGTTGCGCCAATATTTGGAGCAAAAACACTTTTAACCTTCCTCTGCCATAAGGAGAATGCGCGTCCGACCGGGACCTTCTCCAACTTCCCCACGTTTCTGATAGAATCCGGTCGGGCGCGTCATCTCTTTACAGTAATTCTCCTGAAAGAATTGGCATAGTGCCGCCGACACGCTCATCTCGCCGCGCGACCTTCGTTATAATTAAATATTGAACACAGAGCTGTTTTCCTCGGGGAAGTAATTGTCGGATGACCTTCGGACCGATGCTCCCGATCACGTGACCGATGAGCAGAAGGCGCGATCAGCCCGCCTTGAGATGATGCGTAAGATAGTCCGCTCGATCATCGATTCGGAGGAAAGGGATAAGCGGGGAATGAGATGGGACGAGATCGTTAATCTGCCCGGTCTTAAAGGATCAAACCCGAAGAAGGCGGTCGAGGACCTCCTCGCCCTGAAATACCTCGTATGCACCACCGTCAGGGGTCTGGAGGAGACCAGCGGAGATGTCCGGATCAACAGGCTGTGCGAACTGTATGGCACGACGTTCTTCGGCAGGAAATGGTTGATGGAACTGGAGAAGGACGAGCAAACTTGAGATGACCCTAATCATCG
The Methanomassiliicoccales archaeon genome window above contains:
- a CDS encoding glycosyltransferase, with product MTKILYMIACLRTGGSEAYLLNLVKSINKEHYQVTVWCEGEWGPAGDELRKAGATVIQRRLRPRPGEVLGAIRFLRRERFDLVHSLKYGPTYIDPLVVKLCRIKVFIGSRRNLPHWVNSTQYLTADKIRNRLTDYIIANSEAVKDLTVSVERFPANKITVIYNGVDLKQIDSVTIESGQDYRKLIGIPTEAVVIGNVADFRDTKGQSYLIQAFADLVRRTDKNVYLVIQGEGPEEPNLRALVKELGLEEHVRINTTKQKRLEVIRSFQVFVMPSLSERFPNALVETMALSLPCVGTDVGGIPEVIVNNVTGIIVPAKSVEPLADAILRIIEDPALAKDFGVKGREQVEKKFTAEQMGPAHESVYEELLKK
- a CDS encoding PAS domain S-box protein; translation: MIRTIYIDDEPLLLELAKDFIEDGVEFTMDTTTSVDEAIRKVMEGDYDAVICDYQMPAMNGVEFLKALRSKGDVTPFVLFTGRGREEVVIDALNNGVDFYLKKGGEPSSQFAELKNLLIQMSRRRQAEDAMTHNARRFRAMIENSMDIIGVMDRNSTLRYVSPSISKILGYSVDEVIGTNLQTYSHPDLVENLAKIIQTIKMGRTERYEISLRHKNGTYRLIEASIAVMPTELGPNQIVVNGRDITERRKKEDELRHSEEMVRYIVGHAPNSMAIQDMDLRYLMVSDQYLSDFDLYNREVIGRRPVEVFSRLPDEWKEICDKSLSGKIMKGELDFPLENRMEHIFYDVRPWHDVTGEVGGLVTYIGPKMGSQAIKEEFARSEQRYRLLADNAKDVLWTMDAEGRFTYVSPSVQQLRGYTAEEVMAQGLDQALTPESSRLVKQFLNEGLEALKRTGRFPEGTREVEQPRKDGTTVWTEVRVGGLYDPEGRFVSILGVSRDITDRRNAELGWRESEERFRAMFDNSQLGTFIIDLDGRFQESNQLFSDMLSHEMAELMKLSMADVTQPPMEVKRTASVRRLLEQNLDSTDIETDFRRRDGRVWSATISLSVLKDRNGVKSHLIGMVHNVIPQKESEEGLAESERRFRTLFQNTQLAITIADLNGSIIETNDQFAKMMGYFPEELKGLNVYDLQTPRIRAEESELVSSLLNHQVDKANVDRHWVRKDGSMWWGHVVGSLLYDDQGIPKHILAVIVDITERKNSEMKMAIANRKLTLLGDLTRHDVKNRISAMAGFMQLANLKETDPQIKTYLSKASQLAIDISAQMDFSKEYQGLGAQEATWISLTKECFSARSDMDLGNITLECGLHGVEIFADPMVPKGFRNIIENSCEHGQHVTKITVGYREVEWGLEIIFEDNGVGIADSDKQMIFEWGYKNRMGHGLHFVAELLAITGMSIKETGEFGKGARFEVFVPCGAYRITGDR
- a CDS encoding ATP-binding protein, producing the protein MVILNDEPFWRNDPLIFLYLSLVVFVALIVIDLERAPEMMIGYFYIIPVVISYFTGKARLVYLVAALSTIASVFGLFFAAAGFASNIAINRPFSIVVVWIVAMLGNYQIRSNAHLAEERNRLRAILDTLPVGVAITDKKTQSDEANGQMDRIWGGQFTMDRDTKEPTSYKGYHIDSGLQLRPDEWPMARSVERGETVAGEVIDIERPDARRSTLLISSAPIKDDDGVITGAVSVAMDLTEHRAIEMELAKKNEDLFRSNRELQQFAYVASHDLKEPLRMVTTYVQLLDRRYGDKLDDQAREYIGFAVEGSKRMYSLVDDLLTYSRVETSVVPFGPVPMDQVLITTLKDLKDTIEATGAEISVDDLPEVHADFQQMVQLMENLIGNALKFRRGITPEVKVSASMNGREWVFSVKDNGIGMDMGYSDKVFQMFQRLHPRETFPGTGIGLAICKKVVERHGGKIWFESEQGVGTTFYFSLPANAN